Proteins from one Verrucomicrobiota bacterium genomic window:
- a CDS encoding BLUF domain-containing protein — protein sequence MKPESSTESIFTICYISKESKSLNDKQVADLLTKAREKNRRLGVTGLLIYEAAHYMQVLEGSESVVKELFQKISQDERHHAVRQLAGEHRESGRIFGDWSMAYGQISPADKEQMDQYHTLLSHLSDGVVPLQMTDEIVNFIRSFEDLS from the coding sequence ATGAAGCCGGAGTCTTCCACGGAATCGATTTTCACCATCTGTTACATCAGCAAGGAGTCCAAATCCCTGAACGACAAACAGGTCGCTGACCTACTCACCAAGGCCCGAGAGAAGAATCGTCGCCTGGGCGTGACCGGGCTTCTCATTTACGAGGCCGCTCACTACATGCAGGTCCTCGAGGGCAGCGAGTCGGTGGTGAAGGAGCTGTTTCAAAAGATCAGCCAAGATGAACGCCACCACGCCGTCCGACAGCTGGCTGGCGAGCACCGGGAATCCGGGCGGATCTTCGGCGATTGGTCCATGGCTTACGGACAAATTTCGCCTGCCGACAAGGAGCAGATGGACCAGTATCACACTCTCCTGAGCCACCTGAGCGATGGCGTGGTGCCGCTCCAGATGACCGACGAGATCGTGAATTTCATCCGCTCGTTCGAGGATCTTTCCTAG
- a CDS encoding 3'-5' exonuclease: MDCALPIAQQRFCAIDFESSRASGQPLEVGLFLMEHLEWRPDLAWGRRLASPSTPDAPSLVSLWPDLVHRLRDRVVVAYGAGTEKRFLRTFPLHGFGPWIDVLPLARSVLPALPRHRLSDVVAALGLQASLAELLPQGAFHEALFDAAACLLVLRDLIARCQLSEQPLELLFKPDLSQYYQQAERRSP, from the coding sequence GTGGACTGTGCTCTCCCGATCGCCCAGCAGCGCTTTTGCGCCATCGACTTCGAGTCCTCGCGCGCGAGCGGTCAGCCGCTCGAAGTGGGCCTCTTTTTGATGGAGCATCTGGAGTGGCGACCCGACCTCGCCTGGGGCCGTCGCCTCGCCTCGCCCAGCACGCCCGACGCCCCCAGCCTGGTCAGCCTTTGGCCGGACTTGGTGCACCGCCTGCGCGACCGGGTGGTGGTAGCCTACGGCGCGGGCACCGAGAAGCGATTCTTGCGGACCTTTCCCCTGCATGGCTTCGGCCCCTGGATCGATGTCTTGCCGCTGGCCCGCTCGGTCCTGCCCGCCTTGCCCCGCCATCGCCTAAGCGATGTGGTGGCGGCCCTCGGCCTGCAAGCATCGCTCGCGGAACTGCTGCCGCAGGGAGCCTTTCACGAAGCGCTTTTTGATGCCGCCGCCTGCCTGCTGGTCCTGCGGGACCTCATCGCCCGCTGCCAACTTTCCGAGCAACCCCTGGAACTGCTTTTCAAGCCCGATCTTTCGCAGTATTACCAGCAGGCGGAGCGGCGCTCTCCGTGA
- a CDS encoding HAD hydrolase-like protein → MKTTLMRYRCLLFDFDGTLANTLAQARLVFNELAPAFRLPEVAEDAMEDLREMSTRQLIRHLGIRKRDVPRLLLQGKRLLGSRLQEIDLVEGIREPVSRLREKVQLMGILTSNSVENVEEFLRLKDFDLFDFVSSVPKLSGKAKHIKSISRTFSLHRAEIMYIGDEIRDMKASRKAGISVTGVTWGFNSRSALAAHSPDYLLSDPAELQVLGEHLLLPPNA, encoded by the coding sequence GTGAAAACGACCCTTATGCGATACCGCTGCCTCCTCTTCGACTTCGACGGAACGCTGGCCAACACCCTGGCCCAAGCACGTCTCGTCTTCAATGAGCTCGCGCCCGCCTTCCGGCTCCCGGAGGTGGCCGAGGACGCCATGGAGGACTTGCGCGAAATGAGCACCCGCCAGCTCATCCGCCACCTGGGAATCCGCAAGCGGGACGTGCCGAGGCTCCTCCTTCAGGGCAAGCGCCTGCTAGGCTCCCGCCTCCAGGAGATCGACTTGGTCGAGGGCATCCGGGAACCGGTCTCGCGCCTTCGGGAGAAGGTGCAATTGATGGGCATCCTGACCTCCAACTCGGTCGAGAACGTCGAGGAATTCCTGCGCTTGAAGGACTTCGATCTCTTCGATTTCGTCAGCTCGGTGCCCAAGCTCAGCGGCAAGGCCAAACACATCAAATCGATCAGTCGGACCTTCTCCCTCCACCGGGCGGAAATCATGTATATCGGCGATGAAATTCGCGATATGAAGGCCTCGCGGAAGGCGGGCATCTCGGTGACCGGGGTGACCTGGGGCTTCAATAGTCGCTCCGCGCTCGCGGCCCATTCGCCCGACTACCTCCTGAGCGACCCCGCCGAATTGCAAGTGCTCGGAGAGCACCTCCTGCTGCCACCCAACGCCTGA
- the dnaA gene encoding chromosomal replication initiator protein DnaA has product MAESKLPEGTSEWERVGTLLHDQVGPAAFDRWFADCSCSGLTNGKRQVCVPNQMYQFWMESNYQALVEEAFAALDGEKVSVEFCVTRNCQGSTSLTGKAGSSQTSAQETKPSPDKAKSAGSSSHQTPITKPKTSASAKEKKLKNARLKADFTFDTFVVGPANQFAQAAAISVAKAPSRSYNPLFLHGESGLGKTHLMQAIGYEILRNSPKARVLYLTSETFANEFIEAISNHSLPKFRKRYRTADVLLIDDVQFLGGKERSQDEFFHTFNTLLDGHKQVVLSSDCPACEISQMDKRLISRFEWGLSGQLQAPDTETRMAILNQKMRAWPQPIEPHLVRFLAERIRRNVRRLEGGLMRVASLASLKGRMPSQNEVEILLQDLLREEVQKVPTIDSIQRKVAEHFDIRVADMTSRRRPAHIAFPRQVAMYLSRQLTPSSLADIGEAFGGRDHGTVIHACKAVTKRMETDSAARQAVLLLEDFVQQR; this is encoded by the coding sequence ATGGCTGAATCAAAGCTCCCCGAGGGCACGTCCGAATGGGAAAGGGTGGGCACCCTCCTCCACGATCAGGTCGGCCCGGCCGCTTTTGACCGCTGGTTTGCTGACTGCTCCTGCAGCGGTCTGACGAATGGCAAGCGACAGGTTTGCGTTCCCAACCAGATGTATCAGTTCTGGATGGAGAGCAATTACCAGGCGCTGGTGGAAGAGGCCTTCGCCGCCCTCGATGGCGAGAAGGTCTCGGTGGAATTTTGTGTCACCCGAAACTGCCAGGGATCGACTTCTCTCACCGGAAAGGCCGGTTCCTCTCAGACTAGCGCCCAGGAGACGAAGCCGTCTCCGGACAAGGCGAAGAGCGCGGGCTCGTCTAGCCACCAAACGCCGATCACCAAGCCCAAAACGAGCGCCTCCGCGAAGGAGAAAAAGCTCAAAAACGCGCGACTCAAAGCCGACTTCACTTTCGACACCTTCGTGGTGGGCCCGGCCAATCAGTTTGCCCAAGCCGCCGCGATTAGCGTGGCCAAGGCGCCCTCTCGTTCTTACAACCCGCTCTTTCTCCACGGCGAGAGCGGGCTCGGCAAGACGCATCTCATGCAGGCCATCGGGTATGAGATTTTGCGAAATTCCCCCAAAGCCAGGGTGCTCTATCTCACCTCGGAGACTTTCGCCAACGAGTTCATCGAAGCCATCTCCAACCACTCTCTGCCGAAGTTTCGCAAGCGCTACCGCACGGCCGATGTCCTTTTGATCGACGACGTCCAGTTCCTCGGCGGCAAGGAACGCTCCCAAGATGAGTTCTTCCATACCTTCAACACCCTGTTGGACGGCCACAAGCAGGTCGTCCTCTCAAGCGATTGTCCGGCCTGCGAGATTTCCCAAATGGACAAGCGGCTCATCTCCCGCTTCGAGTGGGGTCTATCCGGGCAGTTGCAAGCGCCTGACACCGAAACCCGCATGGCGATTCTCAACCAAAAGATGCGGGCCTGGCCCCAACCCATCGAGCCGCACCTGGTCCGTTTTTTGGCGGAACGAATTCGGCGCAATGTCCGCCGCCTCGAAGGCGGCTTGATGCGGGTGGCGTCCCTCGCCTCGCTCAAAGGACGGATGCCCAGCCAAAACGAAGTGGAAATCCTCTTGCAAGACCTCCTCCGGGAAGAAGTGCAAAAGGTGCCCACCATCGATAGCATTCAGCGAAAGGTGGCGGAACATTTTGACATCCGGGTCGCGGACATGACGAGCCGGCGTCGGCCCGCTCACATCGCCTTTCCCCGGCAAGTAGCCATGTATCTCAGCCGGCAGCTCACTCCCAGCTCCTTGGCGGACATCGGCGAGGCCTTCGGCGGGCGGGATCACGGAACGGTCATCCATGCCTGCAAGGCCGTCACCAAGCGGATGGAGACCGACAGCGCCGCCCGGCAAGCGGTGCTCCTTTTGGAAGACTTCGTGCAACAGCGCTAA
- the dnaN gene encoding DNA polymerase III subunit beta, which translates to MKFQVSKEAFSAGLQQVQHVVGARTTLPILSNVLIEAADGKLKLTTTDLDVGVTGEVAAEVTERGATTLPARRLGSIIGALPTSEISISVDSKNVASIQSGPSFFKILGLDEEEFPPLPDFGQATEFTLPQAAMKDSLKKTSYAISSDETRYVLNGTLFSFKEGRLTMVATDGRRLAMVDLEVEFPQSQETEIIVPAKAVSELSRLLADEGELTIRISDGQISFELNQNLLVSKLIDGNYPNYRQVIPMETNERVTIDREMLFTTAHRVSLLTTEKSHSIKMVFAKDSLTISANAPDIGEAKEEIPIAYSGKEMAIAFNPDFLMAPLRNLEEDELHLHLIDEMSPGVFKNQGTFLYVLMPMRVSS; encoded by the coding sequence ATGAAGTTTCAGGTATCGAAGGAGGCGTTTTCGGCAGGTTTGCAGCAGGTTCAACATGTGGTGGGCGCGCGCACCACCTTGCCCATCCTTTCCAATGTCCTGATCGAGGCGGCCGACGGGAAACTCAAGCTGACCACGACCGACTTGGACGTCGGCGTCACGGGAGAAGTGGCGGCCGAAGTCACGGAGCGTGGGGCCACCACCCTGCCAGCCCGTCGACTCGGCAGCATCATCGGAGCGCTCCCGACTTCGGAGATTTCGATCTCGGTCGATAGCAAAAACGTCGCTTCCATCCAGAGCGGCCCCAGCTTCTTCAAAATCCTGGGCTTGGATGAAGAGGAGTTTCCGCCTCTGCCCGACTTCGGCCAGGCCACCGAGTTCACCCTTCCGCAGGCGGCCATGAAAGATAGCCTGAAGAAGACGAGCTATGCCATCTCGAGCGATGAGACCCGCTACGTCCTCAACGGCACGCTTTTCTCGTTCAAGGAAGGTCGCCTGACGATGGTGGCGACCGATGGGCGGCGGCTGGCCATGGTGGATCTCGAGGTCGAGTTTCCCCAAAGCCAAGAAACCGAAATCATCGTGCCCGCCAAAGCCGTCTCCGAGTTGTCTCGCCTGCTGGCGGACGAGGGGGAACTCACCATCCGCATCAGCGATGGGCAGATCTCCTTCGAGCTGAATCAAAATCTTCTCGTGAGCAAATTGATCGATGGGAACTACCCCAACTACCGGCAAGTGATCCCGATGGAGACCAACGAGCGGGTCACGATCGACCGGGAAATGCTCTTCACGACCGCTCACCGCGTCTCGCTCCTCACGACCGAAAAATCCCACTCCATCAAGATGGTCTTCGCCAAAGACAGCCTGACCATCAGCGCGAATGCACCCGACATTGGGGAGGCCAAGGAGGAGATCCCCATTGCCTACAGCGGCAAGGAAATGGCCATCGCCTTCAATCCCGACTTCCTGATGGCCCCTCTCCGCAATTTGGAGGAGGATGAACTCCATCTCCATCTCATCGACGAAATGAGCCCGGGCGTTTTCAAAAACCAAGGGACCTTCCTTTACGTCCTCATGCCCATGCGGGTCAGTAGCTGA
- a CDS encoding PQQ-binding-like beta-propeller repeat protein has product MPCLLSRRSSTTGLFLMAAALGLLAFWSTARADFWSGFRGQGLSQTDLENLPLTWSEEEGIAWRVPLAGFGQSSPVVWGDRVFVTSTGGEQKEDLFVEAFAVSTGERLWQKRFPSSAPVKKVSRMISQGAPTPVVDGEALYVFFESGDLFSLTHGGDLRWSRQLTEEFGEFEGRHGVGSSLVKVPGALVLLLEHDGPSYLLSMDRATGQDLWKQDREPRISWSTPLYLESKGQLVISSNGILEGRRVRDGRQVWWMEGIKGNTVASPSSDGSLVVIGSSSPKQSLAIRLEAEEEEAGYAFAWRAESVTSSFASPLINRETVYYINRAGTLQAQRLADGTQRWEHRLPDSCWASPLAAGERLYFFCKDGTGVVMDADPAQPTVLQVNTLPLEDKVIVYGFAVAPERFLVRTGRELFGIGPAL; this is encoded by the coding sequence ATGCCCTGCCTCCTCTCCCGCCGCTCCTCGACAACCGGTCTTTTTCTCATGGCAGCGGCTCTCGGCCTCCTAGCCTTCTGGAGCACCGCCCGGGCGGACTTTTGGTCCGGCTTTCGAGGCCAAGGTCTCAGCCAGACTGACCTAGAAAACCTCCCGCTGACTTGGTCAGAGGAGGAGGGCATTGCCTGGCGGGTTCCCTTGGCGGGCTTTGGGCAATCCAGCCCCGTGGTGTGGGGAGACCGGGTCTTCGTCACCAGCACCGGGGGGGAGCAGAAGGAAGATCTCTTTGTCGAGGCCTTCGCCGTCTCCACTGGGGAGCGGCTCTGGCAAAAGCGCTTTCCCTCCTCCGCACCCGTGAAAAAGGTCAGCCGCATGATTTCCCAGGGGGCCCCCACGCCCGTGGTGGATGGAGAGGCCCTCTATGTTTTCTTTGAAAGCGGCGATCTCTTCAGCCTGACCCACGGGGGCGATCTTCGTTGGTCGCGCCAGTTGACGGAGGAATTCGGCGAGTTCGAAGGGCGACATGGGGTGGGCAGTTCCTTGGTCAAGGTGCCGGGGGCGCTCGTTCTCCTGCTGGAGCACGATGGGCCCTCCTACTTGCTTTCGATGGATCGGGCGACGGGTCAGGACCTCTGGAAACAGGATCGCGAGCCACGCATCTCGTGGAGCACGCCGCTCTACTTGGAGAGCAAGGGGCAGCTGGTCATCAGCTCCAATGGGATCTTGGAAGGCCGCCGAGTCCGTGACGGCCGCCAAGTCTGGTGGATGGAGGGAATCAAAGGAAACACCGTGGCCTCGCCCAGCAGCGATGGCTCGCTCGTCGTGATTGGTTCCTCCTCGCCGAAGCAGAGCCTGGCCATCCGCCTGGAGGCGGAGGAAGAAGAGGCGGGCTATGCCTTTGCCTGGCGGGCCGAGTCGGTCACGAGCAGCTTTGCCTCCCCGCTCATCAATCGCGAAACCGTCTACTACATCAACCGAGCCGGCACCTTGCAAGCCCAGCGCTTGGCGGATGGCACCCAGCGTTGGGAGCACCGGCTTCCCGATAGTTGCTGGGCCTCGCCTTTGGCTGCGGGAGAGCGACTTTATTTTTTCTGCAAAGATGGCACGGGCGTGGTCATGGACGCCGACCCCGCCCAGCCCACCGTGCTCCAAGTGAACACGCTGCCCCTGGAGGACAAGGTCATTGTCTATGGCTTCGCGGTCGCTCCCGAGCGCTTCCTGGTCCGCACCGGACGAGAACTCTTTGGGATCGGGCCCGCTCTCTAA
- a CDS encoding sigma-54 dependent transcriptional regulator, which produces MKNPRILIVDGQEKDAARTAALLAPLGAECQVVSDGQEAAERAVQEKFDAVITEYRLEGLGGLALLHHIHKRKPRLPLIVLTSGGGSHTAIEAIKLGAYDFLAKPAEAEELQEIVADAIRDARQMSKPVSTIERDESEDVMIGRSRAMTQIYKELGKIAATPVTVLVRGETGTGKELIARALYQHGHRAHLPLVTVNCAAIPDNLIESELFGHERGAFTGAVGQRIGKFELAHNATLFLDEIGDLNLPLQAKLLRVLQERTIQRVGGKEDIPADARLIAATHQNLEKMVAEGRFRGDLFYRLNVASLTLPPLRERREDIPLLIEYFVGRFGRELSLTKPAITKDAVRYLCDLPWPGNIRQLQNVLRKALLKSREFAINRDTLSDILRESEQAVDGVLSDTLSAFVQKTIQKAVEGDIEAALPELNKTFEKEIYRQAIQLSGGNQAQAARWLGVTRFTMREKLTQFELRPKRGK; this is translated from the coding sequence GTGAAAAATCCGCGAATCCTCATCGTCGATGGCCAGGAGAAAGACGCGGCCCGGACGGCGGCCCTCTTGGCACCCTTGGGGGCGGAATGCCAGGTGGTCAGCGATGGCCAGGAGGCGGCCGAGCGAGCGGTCCAGGAAAAGTTCGATGCCGTCATCACGGAGTATCGCTTGGAGGGCTTGGGCGGCTTGGCCCTGCTCCATCACATCCACAAACGCAAGCCCCGCCTACCCTTGATCGTGCTCACGAGCGGAGGCGGCAGCCACACCGCCATCGAGGCCATCAAGCTGGGGGCCTACGATTTTTTGGCCAAGCCGGCCGAGGCGGAAGAGCTGCAGGAAATCGTGGCCGATGCCATCCGGGACGCCCGCCAAATGTCCAAGCCCGTCTCTACCATCGAGCGGGACGAGAGCGAGGACGTCATGATTGGGCGCAGCCGTGCCATGACGCAGATTTACAAAGAGTTGGGCAAGATCGCGGCCACCCCGGTCACGGTCCTGGTGCGGGGGGAGACCGGCACCGGCAAGGAGCTGATTGCCCGCGCGCTTTACCAGCATGGCCACCGGGCCCATCTCCCGCTGGTGACCGTGAATTGCGCCGCCATCCCGGACAATCTGATCGAGAGCGAACTTTTCGGCCACGAGCGCGGGGCCTTCACGGGCGCTGTGGGCCAGCGGATCGGGAAATTCGAGCTGGCGCACAACGCCACGCTCTTTCTCGACGAGATTGGTGATCTCAATTTGCCCCTCCAAGCCAAGCTGCTCCGCGTGCTGCAAGAACGCACCATCCAGCGGGTCGGGGGCAAGGAAGACATCCCGGCCGACGCCCGCCTCATCGCCGCCACCCACCAGAACCTGGAAAAGATGGTGGCCGAAGGGCGCTTTCGCGGGGATCTTTTCTACCGACTGAACGTGGCCAGCCTCACCCTCCCGCCCTTGCGTGAGCGCCGGGAGGACATCCCGCTGCTGATCGAGTATTTCGTGGGTCGCTTCGGTCGGGAGCTCAGTCTCACCAAACCGGCCATCACCAAGGACGCCGTGCGCTACCTCTGCGATCTCCCTTGGCCGGGCAACATCCGCCAACTCCAAAACGTCCTGCGTAAGGCCCTTTTGAAATCGCGGGAGTTTGCCATCAATCGAGATACCCTGAGCGACATTTTGCGCGAGAGCGAGCAAGCCGTCGATGGCGTCCTCAGCGACACCTTGAGTGCCTTCGTCCAAAAGACCATCCAGAAAGCGGTCGAGGGCGACATCGAGGCCGCCCTCCCCGAACTGAACAAAACCTTCGAAAAAGAGATCTACCGCCAAGCCATCCAGCTCTCAGGGGGCAACCAAGCCCAAGCCGCTCGTTGGCTGGGGGTGACCCGCTTCACCATGCGGGAGAAATTGACCCAGTTCGAACTCCGGCCCAAACGCGGAAAGTAG
- a CDS encoding NCS2 family permease has translation MKRFVKGDLDGLFALGLDNLVTLLLIGSLWNFVLGFEAEILFTKVFPANAVGLLVGNLIFSRMAHQLAEREGREDVCALPYGINLLTILVFTFAVMLPAKLGALSEGLSEVEAQEIAWQIGLVVCLVSGLVETLGSLVVVWLQRVTPRAALLSAIAGIGLFFISADYFFRSYSHPLVGLPTLLLILILFFGRMHFRVKVPGGLIVLALGTLIAWAQAGSGLSGAVVPGSPLAPEFLGFHLPLPAVGEIWQAWAYLPQFLPVALSMGMVSLTGSLMNLESAEAAGDRYPARPALLVNGIGSMATALFGSPYPTTIYIGHPGWKALGARAGYSTLNAALFTVVLLTGSMSFLAWLIPIEAGMAILIWIGLMMTVQAFDKVPRAHMPAVAIGFLPALAAFVNLYATRAIGAVGETGQASAALAEAIELPGLFALSAGYLYTSLLWAALVVAIIERRFLTAAVWALGGSLLAALGFIHGYTFEYPRYAEVLQPSLEWSGYYLLAALVLAGTPFFMRRSE, from the coding sequence ATGAAACGTTTTGTCAAAGGCGATCTCGACGGGCTGTTCGCCCTCGGCCTCGACAATCTCGTGACCCTGCTGCTCATCGGCAGCCTTTGGAATTTTGTTCTCGGCTTCGAGGCCGAAATTCTCTTCACGAAGGTTTTCCCAGCCAACGCGGTCGGCCTGCTGGTGGGCAACCTCATTTTCTCCCGCATGGCGCACCAACTGGCGGAGCGAGAAGGGCGCGAGGATGTCTGCGCGCTTCCTTACGGCATCAATCTGCTGACGATTCTCGTCTTCACTTTCGCCGTCATGCTGCCGGCCAAGTTGGGCGCTCTCTCCGAGGGGCTCTCGGAAGTCGAGGCCCAGGAAATCGCTTGGCAGATCGGCTTGGTCGTCTGCTTGGTCTCGGGACTGGTCGAGACCCTCGGCAGCTTGGTGGTCGTTTGGCTGCAACGGGTCACCCCGCGGGCGGCCCTCCTCTCGGCCATCGCTGGGATCGGCCTCTTTTTCATCAGCGCGGATTATTTTTTCCGCAGCTACAGCCATCCCCTGGTGGGCTTGCCCACGCTCCTGCTGATTCTCATTCTTTTTTTTGGTCGCATGCACTTTCGAGTCAAGGTGCCGGGGGGCTTGATCGTGCTGGCCCTCGGGACCCTCATCGCCTGGGCCCAAGCTGGGTCAGGTCTGAGCGGGGCGGTCGTCCCGGGCAGCCCTCTCGCTCCCGAGTTCCTCGGCTTCCACCTCCCGCTGCCGGCGGTGGGCGAGATCTGGCAGGCCTGGGCCTACCTGCCGCAATTTCTCCCGGTGGCGCTGAGTATGGGGATGGTCAGTCTGACCGGCTCGCTCATGAACCTGGAAAGCGCGGAGGCGGCGGGCGATCGCTACCCGGCTCGCCCCGCCCTCTTGGTGAACGGAATCGGCTCCATGGCCACGGCCCTCTTTGGCTCGCCCTACCCCACCACGATCTACATCGGTCATCCCGGCTGGAAAGCTCTCGGGGCCCGCGCGGGCTACTCCACGCTCAATGCCGCGCTTTTCACGGTCGTTCTGCTGACCGGCAGTATGAGCTTCCTGGCCTGGCTCATTCCCATCGAAGCCGGGATGGCCATTCTGATCTGGATCGGGCTCATGATGACGGTCCAAGCCTTCGATAAGGTCCCGCGGGCCCACATGCCAGCGGTGGCCATCGGCTTCCTGCCGGCCTTGGCCGCCTTCGTCAATCTCTATGCCACCCGGGCGATTGGGGCCGTCGGCGAGACGGGCCAGGCCAGTGCGGCCTTGGCTGAGGCCATTGAGCTGCCTGGACTCTTTGCGCTGAGTGCGGGCTACCTTTACACCTCGCTCCTTTGGGCGGCCTTGGTGGTGGCCATCATTGAGCGGCGCTTTCTGACGGCGGCCGTCTGGGCGCTCGGCGGCAGTCTTTTGGCGGCGCTCGGCTTCATCCATGGCTACACCTTTGAATACCCGCGCTACGCGGAAGTGCTCCAGCCTTCCTTGGAATGGTCCGGCTATTACTTGCTGGCGGCGCTTGTGCTGGCGGGCACTCCCTTTTTCATGCGACGTTCGGAGTGA
- a CDS encoding SET domain-containing protein-lysine N-methyltransferase, with translation MPKPKTRPRTVWQEEDFEIKPSTIPGAGRGLFAKKLIFPDDTIGPYLGKVLSDRQAEREPYLGSLYLVWVCKDCWIDGATGGNYTRFINHHGKRPNAELIVTTRWKKARIGAKRKIRPGEEIFFDYGKDYWEALALDPEG, from the coding sequence ATGCCCAAGCCGAAGACCCGTCCTCGCACCGTGTGGCAGGAGGAAGATTTCGAGATCAAACCCTCCACCATTCCCGGCGCGGGGCGCGGCCTCTTTGCCAAGAAGCTCATCTTCCCGGACGACACCATCGGCCCCTACCTCGGCAAAGTCTTGAGCGATCGACAAGCCGAACGCGAGCCCTATCTCGGCTCCCTCTATCTCGTCTGGGTTTGCAAGGATTGCTGGATCGACGGCGCCACCGGCGGCAACTACACCCGCTTCATCAATCACCACGGGAAGCGACCGAACGCTGAACTCATCGTGACCACCCGCTGGAAAAAAGCCCGCATCGGGGCCAAAAGAAAAATCCGTCCGGGCGAAGAGATTTTCTTCGATTACGGCAAGGACTACTGGGAGGCCCTCGCGCTCGACCCCGAGGGCTAA
- a CDS encoding PrsW family glutamic-type intramembrane protease has product MWRRLRMELLPEKPGRLALVFFLLLGLGLGASFLSEPAAAANRQAKVNAVLQEPLSAIRVLSGESIHLSWKPEGHEALFHFQRAVERGEVGLADLLMRVPREEDRAVYRAYHRRMAAIGSRQEKDEALRWNRVVAQWGDSVARMPTMEADVLRRTGQIAKARQAYAEAFAMWESQYAFFWMLKLATLQGDRAALQELTAHPGFRSWAPLPAQAEVWEALQHWDDLLVTLFQVQVQKAFSYPGLAAFYLWLLGFALLILICQVDQQNWKVLGVGVMASLLGASATVLTLLGEAMHGGLSTLGAGLSEGDLLWESVTGLALREEASKLSFLALLAPALLLIRARRLHVIFASAALGLGFAASENTTYLMDVGTFPLFRFLFASFLHMFWAGITGYALMGLVRRRDGKALACLVLVFVSCLVAHGTWNAFSLLPSWAPYHLFSFLILLVTGWAFFHCIRQRRDPHPEARLQSAEAYVFAMGAVASVSLFRVAWHQSIWAAFEEFGSLLVGVALVGFFFLREFNRVDRGLDLVMHPSRRKKASAPETATLLPSSKGNW; this is encoded by the coding sequence ATGTGGCGTCGCTTGCGCATGGAACTCTTGCCGGAGAAACCGGGGCGCTTGGCTCTCGTGTTCTTCCTGCTTTTGGGTCTGGGCTTGGGGGCGTCCTTTCTTTCGGAACCGGCCGCCGCGGCCAATCGACAGGCCAAGGTCAATGCGGTCTTGCAGGAACCTCTCTCGGCCATTCGGGTCCTGAGCGGCGAGTCGATCCATCTTTCCTGGAAGCCAGAGGGGCACGAGGCGCTTTTTCACTTCCAGCGGGCGGTTGAGCGGGGTGAAGTCGGTTTGGCGGACCTTCTCATGCGGGTCCCTCGGGAAGAGGACCGCGCCGTCTACCGGGCTTATCATCGGCGGATGGCTGCCATTGGTTCGCGGCAGGAGAAAGACGAAGCGCTGCGATGGAATCGCGTGGTGGCCCAGTGGGGGGATTCCGTGGCGCGCATGCCGACCATGGAGGCGGATGTGCTGCGTCGGACCGGGCAGATCGCCAAGGCGCGCCAGGCCTACGCCGAGGCCTTCGCCATGTGGGAATCGCAGTATGCATTCTTTTGGATGCTGAAGCTGGCCACCCTGCAAGGGGACCGCGCCGCCCTCCAGGAATTGACGGCCCATCCCGGCTTCCGCAGTTGGGCCCCTCTGCCCGCCCAAGCTGAGGTCTGGGAGGCGCTCCAGCACTGGGATGATCTCCTGGTGACGCTTTTTCAAGTCCAAGTGCAAAAGGCCTTCAGTTACCCCGGACTGGCGGCCTTCTATCTCTGGCTACTCGGCTTTGCGCTTTTGATTTTGATTTGCCAGGTGGACCAGCAAAACTGGAAGGTTTTGGGGGTAGGGGTGATGGCCTCTTTGCTCGGAGCGAGCGCGACCGTGCTGACGCTCTTGGGCGAGGCCATGCACGGTGGCCTCTCCACTCTCGGAGCCGGTCTGAGCGAAGGGGACTTGCTCTGGGAGAGCGTGACCGGTCTCGCGCTGCGCGAGGAGGCGTCCAAGCTGAGCTTCTTGGCCCTCTTGGCCCCGGCGCTTCTTCTGATCCGGGCCCGACGTCTTCATGTGATCTTCGCCAGCGCGGCCCTCGGTCTGGGCTTCGCGGCCAGTGAGAACACGACCTACCTCATGGACGTGGGCACCTTCCCCCTCTTCCGCTTCCTCTTCGCAAGCTTTCTCCATATGTTCTGGGCGGGGATCACGGGCTATGCGCTCATGGGCCTGGTCCGCCGGCGCGATGGAAAGGCGCTTGCTTGTTTGGTGCTGGTCTTTGTGAGCTGCCTCGTGGCCCACGGAACCTGGAACGCCTTCTCTCTCCTGCCCTCCTGGGCTCCTTACCATCTGTTCAGTTTCTTGATTCTTTTGGTCACGGGCTGGGCCTTTTTCCACTGCATCCGCCAGCGCCGGGACCCCCATCCCGAGGCACGCCTCCAGAGCGCCGAGGCCTATGTCTTTGCCATGGGGGCGGTCGCGAGTGTCTCGCTCTTCCGGGTGGCTTGGCACCAATCGATCTGGGCCGCGTTCGAGGAATTTGGCTCGCTCCTGGTGGGAGTGGCGCTGGTGGGCTTCTTTTTCTTGCGGGAATTCAATCGGGTCGATCGTGGACTCGACTTGGTCATGCATCCCTCGCGCCGAAAAAAGGCCAGCGCCCCCGAGACCGCCACGCTCCTCCCCAGCTCGAAAGGAAACTGGTAA